CGAGTTGGCCGAAGTGCCCTCTCGGCCCGATGGGTTGAGCTCGCACAGCATCGATATCGGCCGCACCCATGCCCTGGCCCAGGCGCTTGGGCGGGTTCCCGACGCGGTTGTGGTCTTCGCCGTCGAGGCGGCAGATACCGGCCCCGGCCCCGGGCTGACCCCTCGGGTTGCCCGAGCCGTGCCGGCGGTGGCCGGGATGGTGGCCGCCGAGATCAATCGATTCAGGTCAGCGAAGCGATCGCAGCGCGCAGGTTCTCGGTGACCTCGCTGGCAATGGCGATGAGGTCCGGGTCGCCGGTGACCTCGACCAACATGCCCGGATCCATCGCCTCGACGATCACGGTGCCCGTGTCGCTCGGGTCGGCGCGCACCAACATGCTGCACGGCAGCAGCAGCCCGATCTCTCGGTCCACACTGATGGCCCGATACGTCAGAGCCGGATCGCACGTGCTGAGGATCAGGTAGTCCTCCATATCGACGCCGAGCAGGGCCTGTAGCTTGGCTGCGAGGTCGATTTCGGTCAGTACGCTGAGTCCTTGCCGTGCAAGGGCTTCCCGGGTGCGGGCCACCGCGTCATCGAACCGGGTTGTCAATCTGGTTGA
This genomic interval from Mycobacterium sp. SMC-2 contains the following:
- a CDS encoding hydrogenase maturation protease; this encodes MSEGDGRIVVIGLGNEYRRDDGVGVAVANALDGLGWPNVVVTTGIAEPMGLLEAWTGAGLAVIIDAAVISPASPGRIHRCELAEVPSRPDGLSSHSIDIGRTHALAQALGRVPDAVVVFAVEAADTGPGPGLTPRVARAVPAVAGMVAAEINRFRSAKRSQRAGSR
- a CDS encoding DUF302 domain-containing protein, with product MSAGLSTRLTTRFDDAVARTREALARQGLSVLTEIDLAAKLQALLGVDMEDYLILSTCDPALTYRAISVDREIGLLLPCSMLVRADPSDTGTVIVEAMDPGMLVEVTGDPDLIAIASEVTENLRAAIASLT